TTTAATCGATGCTTCCTGTCCTGTTGTTTTGAAATTGCAAAACAGGATAAAGAATTCATACGATGATAAAGAACAGATCTTGATTTTCGGAAAACACGGTCATGCTGAGGTGATTGGTCTGCAGGGGCAAACTGATGGAAATGCAATTGTTTTTCAGGACCTGGCAGAACTGGATGATATGGACCTGCCTGGTAAATTTACGCTGTACAGTCAGACTACTAAAAGCACAGATAAATTCTATCATATTAAAGAGCAGTTATTAAGCCGTGGCTATGAAGTGAAAGCTAATGATACGATATGCAGACAAGTGTCTAATCGTTATGAGGATCTGGAGAAATTTGTTGTGAATTATGACAGGATCATCTTTGTTTCCGGTAAAAAATCGTCCAATGGTAAAGTGCTTTATGATGTCTGCAAAAAATATA
This portion of the Pedobacter lusitanus genome encodes:
- a CDS encoding 4-hydroxy-3-methylbut-2-enyl diphosphate reductase; amino-acid sequence: MKYDLAVTIDKASGFCFGVVYAIEMAEDILAEEEYLYCLGDIVHNDEEVRRLTDKGLRIIDHEQLHSLHNEKVLIRAHGEAPSTYQLALENNLILIDASCPVVLKLQNRIKNSYDDKEQILIFGKHGHAEVIGLQGQTDGNAIVFQDLAELDDMDLPGKFTLYSQTTKSTDKFYHIKEQLLSRGYEVKANDTICRQVSNRYEDLEKFVVNYDRIIFVSGKKSSNGKVLYDVCKKYNDHSYFISNIEELDLSWFSPNDKIGICGATSTPMWLMEQVKAKLESL